The Hordeum vulgare subsp. vulgare chromosome 4H, MorexV3_pseudomolecules_assembly, whole genome shotgun sequence genomic interval catgccattgcttaggtgcttgtctcaaaccatataaagatttcaacaacttacacacctttccttcctgaccttctatcacaaagccatctggttgttgcatatagatttcctcatttaactCTCCACtcgggaaagccgtcttaacgtccatttgatgaacgagaagaccatgagaggccgccaatgagagtagtactcgaatggtggtcagtctagccacatgtgaataagtatcgaagaaatcttcttcctctttctgggcatagcccttggccacaagcctagccttataattttcaatcgtaccatcgggcctaagcttctttttgaacacccacttgcatcccaatggtttgcaaccatagggacgatcatgatggaatccatctcgctacggaccgcagctttccagtaatcagcatgtggagaagcatacgcttctgaaatagaagtgggattatcatccacgaggtatacaaagaaatcatcaccaaaggtctttgcagtcctttgtctcttgcccctaccacgggcttcctcgtcatcctcctcaggattttcatcatgtgtttgttcatagtattccataggaatggcaggctcaggagttatctcagattcctgtctagaagtgctttgcatatctctcatgggaaatatatcctcaaagaatgtagcatccctcgactccattattgtaccgaccttcacgtcaggtacctccgaTTTCACTActggaaatctatagcctacgctattcttagcgtatcccaaattaacgcaatccatAGTCtttggtatgagctcggctcggctcattcccgcaacccgcggcgcgtcgtgacgaggcgtggcgaggcgggcggcggaggaggagtgcgcgagggcaccgtctcttctcactctccaatagcatgtggaagagagacccttataaaggggtccaaactctcctccactagcggggtgggactaaactcccaccaccttgtcatgccaccacctacatgggcccttggagatttttctgaaattctctaatgggcctaaagcccacctccaaatttcaacagcaAGTTCATGGGTATGGAAGGCATCGGAAGAAAGCAACGCATTGCAGTTCATGGACGATCTAAACAACCATCCATGTTAACCTTTTCTTCCAGGACTCCAGGATGTTACATACTCTAGGCTCACGATAGAAATCTTAGAACCGTATGAGCAATTCAGCATTCAACGCCACTTTATACATATGAAGCTCCTTGACTTGCTCTTGCACGCTCACTGCTTTCACGTATCTTAGACACACAATCACCCACATTACACACAGGGTTTCAGGCCTGGCCATGAATTTTGTCAGTCACTGTTCTACAAATTTGAACATCCCATTCTATCACCATATAGATGGCAACCTAGCTAGCGATCCTGCCCCCCTCCCCACCGCGTCGTCTTCTCGGGCGACTCGGGGGCCACCTCCCGCGCCGCCACCGGATCCCCCCTCCGCCCCCCTTCCCGCTTCGCCGTTGCCGGAGGGGACGCCGGCGAAGCCGCATGCCCCCcggggatggcggcggcggggctcctcGCGTCGGCCCTTGGGATCTGGCGGCGGCGCCCCGCGTTGGTGGCTGCGAGATCCGGCGAGATCTCGCCAATCGGCGGCGTCGGAGGACGGATCCAGGGCTCCATGGCCGAATGCGGGGCGCGCGGCCATGCTGGGGGCGCGGCTGCGCTGGCAGGGCCTGTCGGCTGGGCACGAGCATGTCCAGGACGTGCGGTGCAGTGGCCCTGGCTGGGGGTCGTGATGGTACGTGGCGGCCATGCTCAGCGGTCGGTGGCGGTGGATGTCCAGCGCAGctccgggagaaatccttgctccGGTCTTCATCGGAGCCGCGACGGCGACGCCCTTGGGTGCTGCTATTTTTCTTGGAAGTGTCGTTGTGGAGGTGTTCTGCTCCCCTTTGTCGACCGTTGCCCGCACCGCCACCTGCGCCCCCTGGTCCTGATCTGTGGGCTTCTCTCCTGCGGATTCTTGGCGGTGCCGGCGTGGTTGCCGGGGCCCTACCCGCGggtgaagccggtggaggagattcggattgggggaaaccccttggttggccAAGGCCGACCGCGCCGACGACGACGCTTAAGGGCGCCGTTATTCTTTTTGAAGACGTCGGTATACATCTGCTCCTCTGCTCTCCTCCCTTGCCTCttgggtgaaaaccctaactccggtgggcggcggtggcgtccttgacgtcgtgaccttcctgaagacgttgccttgagggctgagtggtggtgggcactgtatgggtcctgaacggttgctggtggtgggcactgcttcgggggaaaccctaggatctggtcttccagatcggacgatggcggtactgtggtgtcgtttctctcttgggagcatcgtttgtggagcagcgctggcagactgaggcaggaggtggagcggcttcgtcttgcacggaatttggctggagctatcaagtcatgcctggccgacaggtgctacgctgagtcatgcctggttggcaggtgctatGCACGACAGATCTCCCGGAGTCTTGGTATCTGGACgaatgagcgcagggcggtggcgccgttgggcgccgtggtggcgtcgacggatgattggactggcaaggatgatgtgGATCTCTTTCCTaaagatgggtcagtggttcgatgatgatggcggcttgcaaaacgtgtgcgtgaggtgtgtgttttaggtgtgctgcaccggctgttgttcccgatacgttatgtggatggattgaaaacaacaccggtcttagatatgtggagtgagagcactccacattatcgagtttgtaggtgtgagtggtggctttaggtggattgatgtatactcttgttagacctttgtggaataattaataaagatggctgcatgcatcgattgatgcagaggccggggtttAATCTCCTTTTCCAAAAAGTTGGTATAGTAAAGTATACGTGAGAGACATACATCATTAAAAAATTTGATGTCATGTAGAATACTAGAGAAGCTTGAGAATACATGTAGAATTGATGTCATACTGATATATATTGTTCACTTGATCGGACAATTGAGTTGAAAATTTGCTATGTATGGATCAAGTAAAAAAACATGCAGTTTGATGTATGATGCCATGCATAAGTTTCATTAGCAAATGTCTCCCCAGAATCTTGATGATTCAAGCTCACCGTATGTTGAACAATACATTTATGGTGTGGTGGTAATAGATTGTAGATTGAAGCGACATTCAGAGAAATGTCATGTAAACTGAAACAATGTGAAGTCAGAATGAGAGTGTATGGTGAGAGAACTGCTAGTATCCAAACATGTTTACATTAAGTGTATGGAAGAGAATTGCTAGTACTAATTGTTGCAGTTttgttattgtgttatcattcaaAGAAGTTTTTGATTGAGGTGACCATTCAAAGAAGTTAGACTGATGAGAGGAATTGATCAGTTCCTGTTGGAGCAGAAAGTGATGGTGTAGTCACGTACTAGGCGCAAGCCAAGAGTACATGAGAAGAAGCAAACGAGAGACAAGAGCTAGAAGTCGGGCACCCCCTCCTCCTGATTGGGACCTTACTCGTTTTCGCTTGCAAATTCGAATGCGACAACAACAAAGTGAAGATGAAGTACAGTGCATGGAAATGAACAAATGCATGGGTTTATATAGGTAGGTCGATATACTGATAAGAACACAAGAAAATAATACATGAGACGGAGGTGAGCTCGGGCAACAATGCACCCCCTACTTTTGTGAATCAATGTGCAACAATGTACCACCTACTCTCCCCCCTTGCTGATTCTTTCCACCCTATTATATAAACTTCGAAGTGTGAAACAAAAGAAAGGGCATAAAAAGGGTCAAAGGCAAGGGTAAGTATGAGACTGCAAGCATCGGAATGTCCGTTGTTTCTTCACATTTTAACTTTGAGTAAAATTCATCAACAATCACTAAAATCGTTCGTCGCGTCCAAAAAAGTCACTCAATTCAGAAACTGTATTGTTTGTGTTGACAAACTTGTTCCGCATCTGCACATACGGTCACCACAGACGTTTTCATATGTATTTTGCTTGCGTGGCACCGTACGCTGCCATGTCATCGTTTTAAGGACCGCGAAAACGAAATTTCGGAACTGGAGGGGGGTTTGTGAGATATTTCGTTTTAAGGACCCACCTCGGCTCGTTTCATCTGAATAAGAAAAAAAACACCTCAGCTCCGTCGGCTGATTGAAACCGGTCGGTTGCCGTCGTGACGTTGATCGCCTAGGGTTGATCGCCCTCCTTGCCGGCACGCCCTCCCTCCTTGGCGGCGCCGTCGATTAGAAGCATGGCGCCGCGGCTGCGACCTGACGGAGAGCCACCCCCTGTCTATGGTTAGTGATCGCCCCCCTGTTCCTGCCTGTCTGACGGCTGACGGCTGCGACCTGTCGATTCAAAGCATGGCGTCGCTACAGCCGCTCTTTCTTCATGTGTTCCTCATCCGCCCCACCTTCATCGCTCCTATTCCTATGTTCCTCATCGTGCCCCACCTCCATGGTTCATGTGTTCCTCTATTCCTGTGTTTCTCTGTAGATGAATTGCTTGTAATCCCTTGTGATCCGGTACAGAAAGTAGGGTTtttgacggggggggggggggggggggtaggcccAGCTTTGTTCTCGGGTAGCGATGTAAGTAAGATTTTTCAGGGGGTATAACTGAATTTGTGAGCATTATGTGCTAACTGAATGTATGCCATGTTCTCGTGTACTGATGGTAGACAAATTCGTGCATAACTGAATTTGTGAGCATTATGTGCTAACTGAATTTATTAGCTAACTGCGTAACTCAATATATGAGCTAAGTGCATAACTGAATTTGTGAGAGTTTTAATTATGTGCTAACTGAATTTATTAGCTAACTACATGACTGAATTTATGAGCTTTATAATTATGTGCTAACTGATATATTGATTTTTCTATGCATATGTAGGTGCTGATCATAAGGATATATTCACTGTGGTTGTGAATTATGATGGGTTTTTCATTGGAGAAGGCACAAACAGGTCTTACATCAATGGACGAATGGCATGGTTTGATTACTGTGATAGAGGATATTGGTGCTTAAGCGGTATTCAAAACATGCTATGGAATTTGGGCTTTCATATTTCTGGAACTGCAAGGGTCTTTTGGTGCTTGCCCGGATTTGAGATGATCCACCTTGGCCTGACAGAAATTAGATCATGTGAAGATACAGATGACATGTCAAATGCAGTAACACTTGGCAATAAGTTATAGTGCCTTTATGTTGATACTGACAACAACATTGAGCAAAGCCAGCAAATTGGTTTGTTTGAAGATGATGTACTTAGGTTCCCTAGGGCTGAGCTGCCACCTATCATCAGTCCAATGAAACCAGACTTACACAGCTCAGACAATATTGCAGATATGTCGAAAAGACACGAAAAGAAGTCACCATTTCATAAAGATTATGGCACAGATTCAGAGTCAGATGATGAGGACTATGTTCCAGAGCTTGTGGATAGTGACTACCATATatcagaagatgatgatgatttgtatgatgattcTGTTGCAGGTGCACATGGTCTCAAAGGGAAGAAAATTGCAGAACCTGATGAGGAATTAGAACAAGAGGACTTGGAGTTGCCTGATTCAGATGATGAGGAATTAAGGTTGAAGTTCAAAACATTTGCACCAGAGGACATGTTGAATCCAACTTTCAAAGTTGACCAGAGGACATTAGAACTAGAGGAATTAAAGTTGAAGTTCAAAACATTTTTAACCAGCTCACAACAAGGATGTGCAACAAAAGAGATGAAGCATTGTTGTTCACGGGACCCATATGTCCAAAAATTCAAAAGAAACTCGACAAGTACATTGACCTGTCCAACAATTGTTATCCATTAGAAGCAGTAGATGGTGTCTATTCTGTTGCTAGCATGGGTAGGGACGACATTGTGGAGTTGCACAACTGGGCATGTAGCTGTCAAAGGTGGAATTTAACTGGCATTCCATGCCATCATGCAGTAGCATGTATGAGAGAAGCAAGACTTAATCCGGTGGATTTTGTTAATTCTTGCTATTCAGTTGAGAGTTATAAAAGGGCTTATGCTCACATGTTGATGCCACTCAGAGACATGACAAAGTGGAACCGGATTGTCAACTGCCCTAACATTGACCCTCcaaagtatgaaaagaaagttGGAAGGAAAAAAGAAGAACCGAAGAAAACAACCTGAAGAAAAACCAAGCAAGAGGGGAGGGGTCAAACTGTCAAAGCATGGAGTCATTATTCATTGTAGCCACTGCGGTCTTGCAGGGCACAACAAAGGTGGATGCAAATCTTATACATCTGGTATGCCACCAAAGAAGCAACCCAGGAAGAGGGGCAGAACAGTAGTAGCTGAGTCAGATGAGGAGAGAGAACCTGTGATTACTCAGGTACAATGAAGTACTTTCAGTTTGTCTGTTAATTATAATTCTGTTGCCTTTTACGTGCACTAACTGTAAATATTGTTAGGATCATACAATTCATGGTGATAAGGAGTATATGCTGCAAGGACAACATGAGGAGAGAGCCACATACACAAACTTGGAGGAGACCATGATGAAAGAGATGATGGACACTGTACGTTCCCAATACTCAGGCAATTATGTAGTTAGAGTACTCTTTTTATTAGTACTGCAAGAGaaagaaattatgccactacTAAATTATGCCATGACTAAATTGTTGCAGCTCCCACCTCCTAGTCAACCAAGAACTCACCCAGGGCCATTACCAGAAAGTACTTTCATTAGTGCTGCAAGAGAATCTGTTGGTTCTGGTCCATCAATTGGAAGCAACATTGCCCagaaagcacaacaaatgaagcAAGAGAAACTAAGGCAATTTGAAGAGAGGAAAGAAGCAGAAGTCCTGAAGAAGCTACAAGAGGCAAAGAAGAAAGCACAAGAGAAGAAGGCTAAAGCTGCAAAGAAAgtacaaagaaagaaagaagttGCAGAACAGAAGAAGCTCGAAACACAACAGAGAAAGGCACAAGCAGCAGAGGAGAAAAGGAAGGCACATGAGGAGAAGAAGCAAGCTCAAGCAGCAGCAAAGGCAGCtgctgcaaaagaaaagagaattgagcaagaaaataaaaagaaagttgAGAGGAGAAGCACTATAAATGGTTCAAGCTGGACTGGTGGCTACCCAACGAGCAGAACATCCATGTTTGACATCTTCAGGAATTGATCCTTGCTTGCTTACTCTGATCTCCATCTGAGAGTTTTGGGTGCTTGTAATGCATTAGCTCGTACTTGTAATGCATTGGATCATATGGTACTCTTTCTCTTTTCATCATGCTTCTCAGAGATCATAAGATAGTTGATGTGGACACATTCTCACATATTGTCGAAGATTCTGTTCTTGCTTTCTTTCACTCAAGTTTTGGGTTTCAGATGCTCCATCCCTTGCTCCAGCCTAATGCATGCCTATTTTCACCACTTGTCATGTTGCCATTTTTTCTGGTAGTCGGCTGCACCTGCAAGCACGTCAGGTTTAGTTCCGGTGGCCGGCTGCACCTGCAAGCACGACAGGTTCAGTTCCCTCAGGTTTAGGTTCAGCTTCCGAACTGAACATTGCGTGCCACACAAAAGAGAACCTGTAGCCTGTCGACAGGTTCAGGTTCAGTTCAGATAGGTTTAGGTTCAGGTTCAGTTTCCGACAGGTTCAGGTTCAGGTAGCACGTCGTTCAGGCCTTTGGCGGCAGCTCTAGCCCATGGCGCGCCCCCTCTTGATCAGATCCATTGCATCTAGGTTGGGAGACAAGGAAGGAAAAGCAACCAACGGGCCGGGTTGGAGGTGGAACAGAGACTTTGTTTCAGAGCCTGTACGTACAGAGCTACCGTTTCAGAGCCTGAACCAGCGTCGCGCGCAATGGACGGCTATTGTCAGTTGGAGGTTGATCAGATCCTGTTTCAGAGCCTGTCGTCGTCGTTTGTCAGTTGAGATAAACCAACCTCGAGTCTCGAAATTTTCTTTTCGCAGTCCTTAAAACGATGACATGGCAGCGTATGATGAGTAAGACGGTGCCACGCAAGCAAAATACGAACGAAAACATTTGTGGTGACCGTATGTGCACATGCGGAACAAGTTTGTCAACACAAACAATACAGTTTCTGAATTGAGTGACCTTTTTGCACGCGACGAACGATTTTAGTGACTGTTGTTGAATTTTACTCTTTAACTTTCCATATTTCTATGTGCATGAGCATGAGAAGCATTAGGAGAAAGCAATGCAGCCCTAGCCGACCGGAACGTAACCAACCatctatgctatattttcttccaGAAAATTAGTATGTTGCAACTCTAGgcaagaggaaaaagaaagggaagaaagacttggaactatATTAGCAATTTAACATTCGGCGCCACTTTATATATGAATCAACATAGTGGCACTACTGTACTTGTTGTATAGAACAATATTCAACCATTTCCTTGTTGCAAAATGACCTCTGGGTTCACTGAATCAACATAGCATCGCTGTACTTGCTGTACTTGCAATAACATAGACAGGATCATAACAGCATTTAGTTGCGACCAGCTTTTGGCAAATGGAGGATGGTAGTTTCCAACTTCTAAGGACAACAGTCTACTAAATGTCTTTGGCTTCCATGAAATTAATGATACAGATATTGCAATCTATAATTGGCTTGGCTCGGTTAGGAAAATAATAGTAATGGTACTAATGACAAACATGAGTAATAGGATATGCAGAACTGAGTTAGTTTAGACCGACAGAAATGCTAGACTATGTGTGATGTTTGCGCAGCAAGATTGGAGCAGCCCACAGGAAAATGTTAGTATTAAAAGGTGTACTGAAAGATCCAGGCTTTTAGGGATCATTTCATGCACTAGTGCTGTCTCCACTTACACCAGAACAGATGATTGAAAAggcagaaagaaaaaaaaaacacttGTTCTGTTTATATATCCAACAACCACATGGGAGTGACAGTGTGGAGATTTGATGAACAAATTACCTGTACTTTCTGTTTGGAATGCTCTTGAATTAACTATATCAGGATCAGGCTGGAAACATGGCACTTGTAATGATGTGTTGCCAATATTCCATAAAACCTCTGTGATAATGAGTCCATTCCTGGGATCAAGACTTCCCACCTATTTGAATCAGGACCGGCATATATCTCAAGCTAGCCAAAAAACTGCAGACAGGACTACACCATGGCACAACACGCCTGATATGCGAGTTCCACATAATACACAAGACAATATCAGGCATCATTGCATCATCTTGATGCGAGGTTAAACTGACATCATACGAAGATTACGTCATAATCTAAGCTGACACACTAAGTACCCACTTTTACACAGAAGATGCAGCTGGCCACAAGTAGTGCGCAGCTGCATCAAACTAGTCGATTGTTGTCACTATCACACATTTTTACGAGTGGAATGGAGCAAGCTTGCACTGGGGACTGCAATCTCTGAAGCCATTTCATAGACTGTCGAAAATGATCAGCCGTCGAACAAGTTGACCCTATAATGGCCAGCAAGGTTCTTGATGGTCCCGTTCTGCACGATGTTCTCAAGCATGTTGTACTTGTAGTAGTTCGCATCAAGCATTATCTGCTGCTGAGCCGCcagccccttctcctcctccagtaTATTCTGAAGGGGAGAGAAAAAAAACTCAATGAACTACGGCTCAAAATACAAGTTACAACCAGGGCGCAAAGCAACTGCATTGTGTTTTAAAGAACAGCACCATCATCAAAATCCACAACAATGTTGTGCATAATGTATGCAAGTTCCAGTCAAATGGTGCAAGAGTGATAATGAATGGTAAAAAGATATGTTGACATCTCTGGCTGCAATTGCACACGCCCTATTAGGTCCTAAATTCTACATTCCAGAGCAATAGTTTGTTCCTATAATAAGTACAGAGAGATCAGTCATAAACCAAGTACCTCACCTTGATAAGCGCCATGTTCTCTGCTTCCTGCCTCTTTGCGAGGCTCTTCAGCTTGTTCATCCCATCATACTCTGGATCTCCTTGTTTCAGCCAAAGGAACTCCATCTTGGAGCCAGGCGGGCTCGGACGGTCCGGAAACATTTCGGGCCTTGCGTAGCTGGCTCGGACAGGCCTGGGCATTCCGCCGATTATGAAGGGGAAATCTCGCATCAAGTCCACGGCAGACTTGGCCTGCGACTCGTCGTCCAACTCCACCAGCGCGGCGGCGGGGATGTCGTACGGGATTGTGTAGTTCTCAATGAACTCCACACTGACGACGTTCGCACACTGGGAGAGAGCTGCTCGGATCACCTGGCGGGTGACCACAGGGGAGAGGTGGTCGATGTATATCGTCCTCCTGACCCTCGCCTCGAAATCGGCACACTCCGTCTCAGCGTACTCCCCCGTCATGCTCTCGGCATGGTCTTCGGGTGTCGCCATGGGAGCGCCGAGCCCTGCAAGGCAGTATAACAAATTGCAACGATAATGACTTAAAACGGCTGATATTTCACTGTGGCAGCACGGCAAATGTTGTGCAATAGCATCTGCAGGTTCTACATTCATAATAAACAGAGCATGAAACTGAAAAACATAACAAGTACTGACAGTGGGAGGGTTGCCTATCGCCTGAATCGAGTCCTGAGGTAGGAAAATCGGGGGAACTAGGGTTTTAAGGTACCTCGTCGCGAGGTGAGCTGCGGCTGCCCCGGGGGAGCCGGGGGAGTGAAACCAGGGGCGGTTCTAGATCGGAGAACGCGAAGATCCGTCGGATTCAGCTGAGGGGATGGCCATGGCGGGAGGAAAAACAGCGTCGTACCTCGAAATCTGGAGATTGCGTTCGGGCGGAGACGGCAGGGGCGCCGCGAGGAAGGATGGCGGCGACGTGGGTGGAGGGTTGGGGGAGAGAAGCGGCGATGGCGGCGACGCAGCGTCGGCGGTGGCCGCCTTGGGCAGAACGGAGGCTCGCAGCTCAGGcgaggaagaggaaatggtggtACGGGAACGGGACGGTTGGGGGTGCGAACGTTAGGTAGGAAACTAGTAAAGGTGTAAAAAAATATGCTTAGACACTTGAaaaaaactaccactaaaacaacattgcaatcagtcAAACAGCCATATAAAAATAAATTTTTCAAATAATTttggtttaaaataatttttcagTTCCTACATCCAATATCATTATCAGAAAACAAACTAATAAGTAAACATGgatatgctctttcttgattttccACATGGCAAGTTGAACTTTCTTGATTTTCCACATGGCAAGTTGAAACACTTTTTGTTGTGAAAATCGAAGTACAGTATCAAAAGTATTGAGATAAGATTTCCAATCAAAGTTGACAAATGATATTGATTTAAATAGTCAACAAAACAATGCTATCAAATCTGATTGCTGCATGTCTAAGGCTCAATGTTTATACATTTCATGGTAATTAAAGTAGAATAATTAAAATTTCTATGACAGTTATGAGTATATCAGGACTAAATGAAACATGTACATGCCG includes:
- the LOC123447212 gene encoding uncharacterized protein LOC123447212; amino-acid sequence: MATPEDHAESMTGEYAETECADFEARVRRTIYIDHLSPVVTRQVIRAALSQCANVVSVEFIENYTIPYDIPAAALVELDDESQAKSAVDLMRDFPFIIGGMPRPVRASYARPEMFPDRPSPPGSKMEFLWLKQGDPEYDGMNKLKSLAKRQEAENMALIKNILEEEKGLAAQQQIMLDANYYKYNMLENIVQNGTIKNLAGHYRVNLFDG